One window of Athalia rosae chromosome 2, iyAthRosa1.1, whole genome shotgun sequence genomic DNA carries:
- the LOC105688522 gene encoding uncharacterized protein LOC105688522 isoform X4 yields the protein MIPSSQLFGTLQKLSLLNQSIYELNSRSTGTRQDCVGQDYNLGNYVPRERRRWARPPLIGQSSSGADNSAIYGQPLMEPRSSSPESKHITSEIILEEKNECTQSTAETPDRKSAASPTSSITSHKPLEWDSGADVGYFNTLPQNKQDSKKLSTIERMALAGGCSAALRQDPEGTTESNISNQILLAQTGVRTKRKPDANSTPLPGNISETESEVEITPIVKNHIAGIISGVHISLEKKEPNPEVNSYGIDVAPNAETSKSSPTTKVPSVKYATEGKKRGQKQEVRNKNFDPCSSLLKKSSSMNLLAPETSKLLLKRSQSDLNLQIRDKSKAFLPLIFNSTSSLATVVNKPVTCDKVIQTTISEHFHESVGIQVSVFEEEKPPVPKRGTSLAQKPVCSILKGSKNTHKLDNARKPNECKKTAESSRNIEQEDETGTRYSSTDISCNDSQPLASYPDDTKDVTGRVNSFEYFPGHVYENVPNESECHVSSSDTRRSNSTMPNTSSSIDEKLWGDSDSLVRDLERSVNILKSLVDANKCDKQVKKRLIHHVVKRLVTAKYTDDKIEHNLEENVPWNPDDARKKVYRADIIQALTKKQNTTDSSEEWKPLKKKKSSSSKKQLNGEARIVNGIINQGSSNTDKFDAQIGRTEMDGRKARMGLRTDDCQRSINSPTNLNKSESSECFLPQRRDSSKTRDNIFCLQQNADIPLGDTSTSGTPLDQNRVYLDNPVNNGQSTVESGNGSRHSTDWRLPATLSERQFELRRHHTSDSGDSKLVSYAETEKKNQLLWITNEISHLSYLKKLLEQPKKLDRPRMSPKKVKHAIVKQKHQALLKCVCGSNDADNSPGSTFDACNDSVNPQWSSHCNLATCQSTVDSGATKMNNLKKRNSCTQTGTDVIRAHSQTGGEIISTLLSQRIPETKSANIHVQTSPSRLVSPSLVMPHQISPIDSPLPQVVCPVHQNLPAISQCKCLGQVCRCQISNPIEIVQNSPKAVCLCHLSNQKSSHQSSSNVCRHTSMSPHSDRQKPRNSHTEQPYIRTQNIFDAAQPVTHVSDNENLRTELKEAKNKVNATRSMCTCNCNDLRVCQCTGSCSCAESIRHSQSIARSDNVVPEICKSCFKNILQNEAGQSKCICGKCREGKPCVCPNNPTYDNPKMQDEKSCCCPAYCHCENKKMDIPVSSITPNCNICHPKFGKKACKYPNNYQCNDQIFDHIRGENSTCNRYADHKRKCRDSRDTNNGNCVCRFESDGRKLQTQSKHCYLSSLHEVQQLPQSLKLQGEKLCKCGKECCCENKLKDVEQKSYSSKRSAKTNCSCESNNGEADRNSQHCRSCGSMYKNGRKCNCHINYPKPIAYELSFTEAKAQKNGKVGMKKLQDPTASNSPSNTAKSDGCACDEARSCSSSRNSEPTKTLQDYLAQNKPDFVNNVETRQQCMFEITHLRELRREKRIQLLALASGTNLTKTPRVAKPKVLPAQKKISDEEMKERLRKRYYKLHEVRNKRQQREKQEQTRRNKLMANIFCKKLQQKVLKGQVDLSNSVSVISNL from the exons ATGATTCCGAGCTCGCAGCTCTTTGGCACCCTGCAGAAGTTATCCCTGCTCAACCAAAG CATCTACGAATTGAATTCTAGATCGACCGGTACCAGGCAAGACTGTGTTGGTCAAGATTATAATTTGGGAAATTACGTCCCTCGTGAGAGGAGAAGGTGGGCCAGACCCCCATTAATTGGTCAATCTTCATCAGGCGCTGATAACTCTGCTATCTACGGACAGCCGTTAATGGAACCCCGTTCTTCATCTCCAGAATCAAAGCACATTACCTCTGAGATTAtcctagaagaaaaaaacgagtgtACACAATCTACTGCCGAAACTCCGGATAGAAAGTCAGCTGCTTCCCCAACATCTAGCATAACTTCTCACAAACCTCTGGAATGGGACAGTGGTGCAGATGTAGGATACTTCAATACGCTGCCTCAAAACAAACAGGATTCTAAAAAGTTGAGCACCATCGAACGCATGGCTTTGGCTGGAGGATGTTCTGCAGCTTTGAGGCAGGATCCAGAGGGAACAACAGAGTCTAACATATCAAATCAAATACTGCTAGCACAGACTGGGGTTAGAACTAAAAGAAAACCTGATGCAAACTCGACACCTTTGCCTGGGAACATATCAGAAACTGAAAGTGAAGTTGAAATAACACCGATAGTGAAGAATCACATAGCTGGAATAATTAGCGGAGTTCATATCAGTTTAGAGAAGAAAGAACCTAATCCGGAAGTTAATAGTTATGGAATTGATGTTGCTCCGAATGCCGAAACATCAAAGTCTTCACCAACAACCAAAGTGCCATCTGTAAAATATGCAACTGAAGGTAAAAAGCGAGGCCAAAAGCAGGAagttcgaaacaaaaattttgaccCTTGTTCTTcccttttaaaaaaaagttcttcgatGAATTTACTGGCCCCTGAGACTTCTAAGCTCTTGCTAAAACGAAGCCAGAGCGACTTGAATTTGCAGATCAGAGATAAGAGTAAGGCATTTTTACCACTCATCTTTAATTCCACATCTTCCTTGGCTACCGTCGTTAATAAGCCAGTGACTTGCGATAAAGTTATTCAGACTACGATTAGTGAACATTTTCACGAATCGGTTGGCATTCAAGTATCTGTTTTTGAAGAGGAAAAACCACCTGTACCTAAGAGAGGCACCAGTTTGGCTCAGAAGCCAGTTTGTTCAATTCTGAAAGGCTCTAAAAACACGCACAAACTTGACAACGCCAGAAAACCGAATGAGTGCAAAAAAACTGCAGAGAGTAGTCGGAATATCGAGCAGGAAGATGAAACCGGTACTCGATATAGCAGTACAGATATTTCCTGCAACGATTCTCAACCTCTAGCATCTTATCCGGATGATACTAAAGATGTAACTGGCCGAGTTAAtagttttgaatattttccagGTCATGTCTACGAGAATGTTCCAAATGAAAGCGAATGTCATGTTTCCTCCAGCGATACAAGACGTTCAAATTCCACAATGCCAAACACTAGCTCCAGCATCGACGAAAAACTTTGGGGAGACTCTGACAGTTTGGTACGAGACTTGGAAAGAAGTGTCAATATTTTGAAAAGTCTTGTGGATGCAAACAAGTGTGATAAGCAAGTTAAAAAAAGGTTGATACATCACGTCGTAAAGAGGCTGGTCACCGCGAAATACACCGATGATAAAATAGAGCATAATTTAGAAGAAAATGTTCCTTGGAATCCGGATGATGctagaaaaaaagtttatagAGCAGACATCATCCAGGctctcacaaaaaaacaaaacacaaCAGATTCTTCAGAGGAGTGGAAGCccttaaaaaagaagaagagttcTTCATCCAAAAAACAGCTTAACGGAGAGGCCAGGATTGTTAATGGAATAATTAACCAAGGCAGTAGTAACACGGATAAATTTGATGCACAAATCGGTCGAACAGAGATGGATGGTAGAAAGGCCAGAATGGGGTTGAGAACCGACGATTGTCAACGAAGCATTAATTCGCCCACCAATctaaataaaagtgaaagtTCTGAGTGTTTTTTACCGCAACGTAGAGACAGTTCCAAAACTAGAGACAATATATTTTGCCTTCAACAAAATGCTGACATTCCACTCGGGGACACTTCTACTTCTGGTACCCCGTTGGATCAAAATAGAGTTTATTTAGATAACCCAGTTAACAATGGACAAAGTACCGTGGAGTCTGGCAATGGTTCTAGACACAGCACAGACTGGAGATTGCCGGCCACTTTATCGGAAAGGCAATTTGAATTGAGGAGACATCACACTTCGGATTCTGGAGACTCAAAATTAGTCAGCTATGCCGAaactgagaagaaaaatcaacttctttGGATCACCAATGAAATTAGCCATTTATCTTATTTGAAAAA GCTATTAGAGCAACCCAAAAAGTTGGATCGTCCACGGATGTCGCCCAAAAAAGTTAAGCACGCAATTGTCAAACAAAAACATCAAGCTTTGCTGAAATGCGTCTGCGGCAGTAACGATGCTGATAATTCACCTGG aAGCACCTTCGATGCTTGTAACGATTCGGTCAACCCCCAATGGTCGTCGCATTGCAACCTAGCAACCTGCCAATCGACTGTTGATTCTGGtgcaacaaaaatgaataatttgaaaaagcgGAACAGCTGCACACAAACTGGAACTGACGTCATAAGAGCACACTCCCAAACAGGCGGTGAAATAATATCAACACTGTTAAGTCAACGGATTCCAGAAACCAAATCTGCAAATATTCACGTTCAGACTTCACCATCTCGATTGGTTTCCCCGTCTCTGGTGATGCCACATCAAATATCACCTATAGATAGTCCGCTACCACAGGTCGTTTGTCCAGTTCATCAGAATCTACCGGCAATATCGCAATGCAAATGCTTGGGGCAGGTTTGCCGatgtcaaatttcaaatcccaTAGAAATTGTACAGAACTCTCCAAAAGCGGTGTGCCTTTGCCATTTGTCAAATCAAAAATCATCGCATCAAAGTTCTTCAAATGTATGTCGCCACACTTCGATGTCCCCACATTCTGATCGTCAAAAACCACGCAATTCTCACACGGAGCAGCCTTACATACGAACTCAAAACATCTTTGACGCTGCACAGCCTGTTACGCATGTGTCTGATAATGAAAACCTTAGAACAGAGTTGAAGGAAGCGAAGAACAAAGTCAATGCAACGAGATCCATGTGCACTTGTAACTGTAACGATCTCAGAGTTTGCCAGTGTACCGGAAGTTGTTCCTGCGCAGAATCCATTCGGCATAGCCAGAGCATTGCCAGAAGCGACAATGTTGTTCCTGAAATTTGCAAGtcttgtttcaaaaatattctacaAAATGAGGCTGGTCAGTCAAAGTGCATCTGCGGTAAGTGCAGGGAAGGAAAACCTTGCGTTTGCCCAAATAATCCTACCTACGATAACCCAAAAATGCAGGATGAGAAGTCATGTTGTTGTCCAGCTTATTGTCATTGCGAAAATAAGAAGATGGATATTCCGGTGAGTTCCATTACTCCTAACTGCAACATTTGCCACccaaaatttggtaaaaaagcATGTAAATATCCCAACAACTATCAATGCAATGATCAAATATTCGATCATATCAGAGGTGAAAATTCAACTTGCAATCGCTACGCAGATCATAAACGTAAATGCAGGGACAGCAGGGATACAAACAATGGTAATTGTGTGTGCCGTTTTGAAAGCGACGGTCGAAAATTACAGACCCAGTCTAAGCATTGCTATTTATCGAGCTTGCACGAAGTTCAGCAGCTCCCTCAATCCCTGAAACTGCAAGGCGAAAAGTTGTGCAAATGTGGAAAGGAATGCTGTTGCGAAAACAAGCTGAAAGACGTAGAACAAAAATCATACAGTTCGAAACGTAGTGCCAAAACGAATTGTTCATGCGAATCTAATAACGGGGAAGCCGATAGAAATAGTCAACACTGTCGTAGTTGTGGCAGCATGTACAAAAACGGAAGGAAATGCAACTGTCACATTAATTATCCCAAACCCATTGCGTATGAGTTATCATTCACAGAAGCTAAAGCCCAGAAAAACGGTAAGGTTGGGATGAAAAAGTTACAGGACCCCACCGCATCAAACTCACCTTCGAATACTGCAAAATCCGATGGATGTGCTTGTGACGAGGCAAGGTCTTGTAGTTCGAGTAGAAACAGCGAACCAACAAAGACACTTCAG GACTACTTGGCTCAGAATAAACCTGATTTTGTTAATAATGTTGAAACTCGTCAGCAGTGTATGTTTGAAATTACTCACTTACGAGaattgaggagagaaaaacgaattcaATTACTCGCATTGGCCAGTGGTACAAATTTGACTAAAACGCCAAGGGTCGCAAAGCCAAAag TATTACCTgcgcagaaaaaaataagcgacGAAGAAATGAAGGAAAGACTCCGCAAACGATATTATAAGCTGCATGAGGTGCGAAATAAACGACAACAACGGGAGAAACAGGAACaaacaagaagaaataaattaatggcgaatatattttgtaaaaaattacagCAAAAGGTTCTGAAAGGTCAAGTTGATCTTTCTAATAGCGTCAGCGTTATATCAAATTTGTAA